The proteins below come from a single Tsuneonella deserti genomic window:
- a CDS encoding UDP-N-acetylmuramoyl-L-alanyl-D-glutamate--2,6-diaminopimelate ligase has protein sequence MKLGRIAGEAGLDAGAAADSTVTGFAIDHRKVAPGTVFGAFQGGQVNGEDFIPAAIEAGAIAVVARPEAKVDGAWHIADPQPRRAFARLASQFFTPVPETIVAVTGTNGKTSTVEMTRQLWRMAGISAASIGTLGVTTPDESVSTGLTTPDIVTFLANMSGLAREGVTHVAFEASSHGLSQFRNEGLRVSAGAFTNLSRDHLDYHADMEEYFAAKMRLFDEVVAADGTAVIWRGGEGWAARAEEHARKRGLRVLSVGDEGEDIRLVARIPGTLGQMLEIEHGGMRRKVALPLIGAYQASNALVAAGLVIATGGDPAQTFDSLTRLQPVRGRLERAALNRAGAPVYVDYAHTPDALEAAIAALRPHVEGRLVVVFGAGGDRDQGKRAEMGRVAAEQADVVIVTDDNPRGEDPAAIRLQVLEGAPGAQEIGDRRAAIAAAVAMARAGDIVLVAGKGHEQGQIIGSGDEMRVLPFDDVSVAREAAAAMMGSEA, from the coding sequence ATGAAGCTCGGCCGGATTGCCGGCGAAGCGGGCCTCGACGCCGGCGCGGCAGCAGACAGCACGGTCACCGGTTTTGCGATCGACCACCGCAAGGTGGCGCCCGGCACGGTGTTCGGCGCCTTCCAGGGCGGCCAGGTCAACGGCGAGGATTTCATTCCCGCCGCCATCGAAGCCGGCGCGATCGCCGTCGTGGCGAGGCCCGAGGCGAAAGTGGATGGGGCCTGGCACATCGCCGACCCGCAGCCTCGACGGGCTTTCGCGCGGCTGGCTTCGCAGTTCTTCACTCCGGTGCCCGAAACGATCGTGGCAGTCACTGGCACCAACGGGAAGACCTCGACGGTCGAGATGACCCGCCAGCTCTGGCGGATGGCCGGGATCAGCGCCGCGTCGATCGGGACGCTGGGCGTCACCACCCCTGACGAGAGCGTCTCCACCGGCCTGACCACGCCGGACATAGTCACCTTCCTTGCCAACATGAGCGGCCTCGCCCGCGAGGGCGTGACCCATGTCGCGTTCGAGGCGTCCAGCCATGGCCTCAGCCAGTTCCGAAACGAAGGCCTGCGGGTGAGCGCGGGCGCGTTCACCAATCTGTCGCGCGATCACCTCGATTATCATGCCGACATGGAAGAATATTTTGCGGCCAAGATGCGGCTATTCGACGAAGTAGTAGCCGCGGACGGCACGGCCGTGATCTGGCGCGGAGGCGAAGGATGGGCCGCCCGCGCCGAAGAGCATGCGCGAAAGAGGGGGTTGCGCGTGCTCTCCGTGGGCGACGAGGGGGAGGATATCCGCCTCGTCGCCCGCATTCCCGGGACTCTCGGTCAGATGCTCGAGATCGAACATGGTGGAATGAGGCGCAAGGTCGCGCTGCCGCTGATCGGCGCGTACCAGGCATCCAACGCGCTCGTTGCCGCGGGGTTGGTGATCGCAACCGGCGGCGATCCGGCGCAAACGTTCGATAGTCTCACGCGGCTCCAGCCGGTGCGAGGACGGCTCGAGCGCGCTGCTCTGAACCGGGCCGGCGCGCCCGTATATGTCGATTACGCGCACACGCCGGACGCTCTCGAAGCGGCGATCGCCGCGCTTCGTCCCCATGTCGAGGGACGGCTTGTCGTGGTGTTCGGTGCCGGCGGCGACCGCGACCAGGGCAAGCGCGCCGAGATGGGTCGCGTGGCCGCGGAACAGGCTGACGTGGTGATCGTCACCGACGACAATCCGCGCGGGGAGGATCCCGCGGCGATCCGACTCCAGGTGCTGGAAGGCGCCCCCGGCGCGCAGGAGATTGGCGACCGCCGTGCGGCGATCGCCGCGGCAGTGGCGATGGCGCGGGCGGGAGACATCGTGCTGGTCGCAGGCAAGGGACACGAACAGGGCCAGATCATCGGCTCGGGAGATGAGATGCGCGTACTGCCGTTCGACGACGTCAGCGTTGCCCGCGAGGCCGCTGCGGCAATGATGGGAAGCGAAGCGTGA
- a CDS encoding peptidoglycan D,D-transpeptidase FtsI family protein yields MNALTVSTAIYSGRVQLVTVRQRSLTVARLRVLLVAALFAALALAAVVRIAFLGLTDATHTATSFYEALLPPRGEITDRNGQPLARAFPAFALWYNPEALGDGSALVKSPKEVALELKAIFPDIDEFEMAERLAKGKGGYLRRRVLPEEANRVQAIGELALELPQETDRHYPQGSMAAHVLGYVAADGHGRVGMEAVLDDQLRDPATRAKAVPLSIDVRVQGALEDELTRGMRATNALGSAGIVLDVDTGEVLALASLPEFDPNQIDAAGAANMFNRVTNQVYELGSTFKPLTVAAAIDAGTVTDLSRRYSARPFPIGGFTIKDSHDLGASLNVPEMLIHSSNVVTAHVVQDLGANRLKKTMADLGMNKRPFIELPAKGFPIWASGEWPLLRGMTVGYGHGIAVTPLHLASAYAAMVNGGVWRPATLRKLEKGQVPAGRRVFKASTSARLNQLLRMIVVYGTGRKADAPGFRIGGKTGSAEKPVAGGYKKNALVATFAAAFPMDRPRYVVIAMLDEPQGTVASSFQRTAAWNAAPIVGRLVPRIGPILGVPPDASRDVDLTDLAPLVPKGTSE; encoded by the coding sequence ATGAATGCGCTGACCGTCAGCACCGCGATCTACTCCGGCCGGGTCCAGCTCGTCACGGTACGCCAACGCTCGCTGACGGTCGCCCGGCTGCGCGTGCTTCTGGTCGCTGCGCTGTTCGCGGCCCTCGCGCTGGCGGCGGTAGTGCGGATAGCGTTCCTCGGCCTGACCGACGCGACCCATACCGCCACCTCCTTCTATGAAGCGCTTCTTCCTCCGCGCGGCGAAATCACGGACCGCAACGGGCAGCCACTGGCCCGCGCCTTCCCTGCCTTTGCCCTGTGGTACAATCCGGAGGCCCTGGGCGACGGCAGCGCGCTGGTCAAATCGCCCAAGGAAGTCGCGCTCGAACTCAAGGCGATTTTCCCGGACATTGATGAATTCGAGATGGCCGAACGCCTGGCGAAAGGAAAGGGCGGCTATCTGCGCCGGCGCGTCCTGCCCGAGGAAGCGAACCGGGTGCAGGCGATCGGCGAACTGGCGCTCGAACTGCCGCAGGAAACCGACCGCCATTATCCGCAGGGCTCGATGGCCGCGCACGTTCTCGGTTACGTGGCCGCCGACGGGCATGGCCGCGTCGGGATGGAGGCCGTACTCGACGATCAGCTGCGCGATCCCGCCACCCGCGCCAAGGCTGTGCCCCTGTCGATCGACGTCCGCGTGCAGGGAGCGCTGGAAGACGAGCTGACCCGCGGGATGCGCGCGACCAATGCGCTTGGCTCTGCCGGCATCGTGCTCGACGTGGACACCGGCGAGGTTCTGGCGCTCGCCTCGCTTCCCGAGTTCGATCCCAACCAGATCGACGCTGCGGGCGCCGCGAACATGTTCAACCGCGTCACCAACCAGGTGTACGAGCTGGGTTCCACGTTCAAGCCGCTGACCGTGGCCGCCGCGATCGATGCGGGCACAGTCACCGATCTAAGTCGCCGGTATTCGGCCCGGCCTTTCCCGATCGGCGGCTTCACGATCAAGGACAGCCACGATCTCGGCGCATCGCTCAACGTGCCCGAGATGCTGATCCACTCGTCCAACGTCGTGACCGCTCACGTCGTACAGGACCTGGGCGCGAACCGGCTGAAGAAAACGATGGCCGACCTCGGCATGAACAAGCGCCCCTTCATCGAATTGCCCGCCAAGGGATTCCCGATCTGGGCGAGCGGCGAATGGCCGCTGCTGCGCGGGATGACTGTCGGCTATGGACACGGCATCGCGGTCACCCCGCTGCATCTCGCCTCGGCCTACGCGGCGATGGTCAACGGCGGTGTCTGGCGCCCCGCCACTCTGCGCAAGCTCGAAAAGGGCCAGGTGCCCGCGGGCCGGCGGGTGTTCAAGGCGAGCACCTCGGCACGTTTGAACCAGTTGCTGCGGATGATCGTCGTCTACGGCACTGGCCGGAAAGCGGATGCCCCGGGCTTCCGCATCGGCGGGAAAACGGGATCGGCCGAAAAGCCCGTCGCTGGTGGATACAAGAAGAACGCGCTGGTCGCGACATTCGCCGCCGCTTTCCCGATGGACCGGCCGCGCTACGTCGTCATCGCCATGCTGGACGAGCCTCAGGGCACGGTGGCATCGAGCTTCCAGCGCACCGCTGCGTGGAACGCGGCGCCGATCGTCGGCCGCCTGGTCCCCCGGATCGGCCCCATCCTGGGCGTTCCGCCCGACGCCAGCCGTGACGTCGACCTGACCGACCTTGCGCCGCTTGTTCCCAAGGGAACCAGCGAATGA